One window of the Mixophyes fleayi isolate aMixFle1 chromosome 6, aMixFle1.hap1, whole genome shotgun sequence genome contains the following:
- the LOC142159938 gene encoding uncharacterized protein LOC142159938, which translates to MDPATQTPPERCPRPLYSQECTEENHRIPQAYQCEDLTWIKVEKIVGEEEMYVRGNQRCKEEEIPTDIGTDGSSNLNTPERCPRPLYSLDCSMENPRIPQEYQGEDLTNIKVENIKGEEEMYVRGDQCKEEEIPTDISTADGCKSRNSSDGCLILSPHFKTEDNKSTQNFTGKNHIHLNIQPVVDSANILSDTSNHEQCSPDNSDITRHGTAHTADQIFPCAEYGKCFILLSRHQIAHTVEKRFSCSECGKCFKNNSSLVIHHRTHTGEKPFQCSECGRCFAHKSALVSHQRHHTGDKPYPCSECGKCFAQKSVLDRHQRTHTGEKPFPCSECGKCFTHKSFLIEHTRIHTGEKPFPCSECGKCFRQKSSLGTHQRTHTREKQFQCPDCEKCFTHISFLIEHLRIHTSKKPF; encoded by the exons atggatccagctaCACAAACacccccagagagatgtccccgtcctctttattcacaggagtgtacagaggaaaatcataGGATCCCACAGGCatatcag TGTGAAGATCTGACATGGATTAAGGTAGAAAAAATAGtgggagaagaagagatgtatgtgaggggtAATCAGcggtgtaaggaggaggaaatccctacagatatcggcacag atggatccagtaacctaaataccccagagagatgtccccgtcctctttattcactgGATTGTTCAATGGAAAATCCCAggatcccacaggagtatcag GGTGAAGATCTGACTAATATTAAGGTAGAAAACataaagggagaagaagagatgtatgtgaggggtgatcagtgTAAGGAGGaagaaatccctacagatatcagcactg cagatggatgCAAAAGCAGGAATTCCTCGGATGGATGTCTCAtattgtctccacattttaaaacaGAAGATAATAAGAGCACACAAAATTTTACAGGCAAAAACCACATTCATCTAAATATACAGCCAGTAGTGGACAGTGCAAATATATTATCTGATACCTCTAATCATGAGCAATGTTCTCCTGACAACTCAGATATTACTAGGCATGGTACTGCTCACACAGCTGATCAAATCTTTCCTTGTGCTGAATATGGTAAATGTTTTATTCTTCTGTCTAGACATCAGATAGCTCACACAGTTGAGAAGcgtttttcatgttctgagtgtggtaaatgttttaaaaataattcaagTCTTGTTATACATCACAGAACACACACAGGCGAGAAACCATTccaatgttctgagtgtgggagatgttttgcacataaatcagcTCTTGTTTCACATCAGAGACATCACACAGGTGACAAGCCatatccatgttctgagtgtggaaaatgttttgcacagaaatcgGTGCTTGATAGAcaccagagaactcacacaggggagaaaccatttccatgttctgaatgtgggaaatgttttacacataaatcatttCTTATTGAACATacgagaattcacacaggtgagaagccatttccatgttctgagtgtggaaaatgttttagacAGAAATCATCGCTTGGtacacatcagagaactcacacaaggGAGAAACAATTTCAATGTCCTGattgtgagaaatgttttacacacataTCATTTCTTATTGAACATTTGAGAATTCACACAAGTAAGAAACCATTTTga